Proteins from a single region of Xenopus laevis strain J_2021 chromosome 9_10S, Xenopus_laevis_v10.1, whole genome shotgun sequence:
- the asxl1.S gene encoding uncharacterized protein LOC379668 isoform X7, translating to MPLPEDGNTEDTEGIKWSESKVATAGEHGSPKEEAVISASCSRELHCRETRSLVQMSKQKRRSAVLLPRVVLTPLKVNGAHLPSTSGLSVHHGSRESSRVRTAGGSLSFQKRAAFGRDGGHHLRGIRGPGPGQVKRSRVEEIDFETPGSILVNTNLRALINLRTFNALPTNLQQQLLLLLPDVDQQVGTEGQLRMSTSALNNEFFAHACQRWRERLADGEFTPEMQLRIRQEMGKEKKTEDWKKRFFEEFYGQKLGLADQHLSDEGEKNGQSNTQRVLRSAQIKETVAQPKDLSVPGMDRRHRNPRGKDKQEETVKVHMSTKIKESSSPSLKGSSTEPLGMESHIPPNGSHTPLTFPERVPEPHQDSSEQKRKFETEPYSPSVEKKPRMEQRRSFRNTIQNVYTEKPQPTKEEPKVPPIQIQLSRIKPPWVYKGLPAHQFYPWVIPNPDPPGGQPPPCSPSDSQTSAIGGGGGPGGGRNHKSRSESRKRKVRQSAKQPASLCRTQLLSPASMRNSLTKATGKLGARNRRSSLIRTEFNTSAYSVFGKVKELSVAGAFKPGSICEVLANGLSLLGLCFAHCAYEQGADRDPVQPSNVNIVQRESYLSASPDVDITESLPFREPSNGSHVNSLSTVLGDVSNILQSRRKQLSVKGKQRYCTLNKCNIPFPKEFHPALQSRGNALPCRIVQNSSQADIKLAVWPKAAARIADSSDCATVGSLCPRRKTLLISSSSILSKIPALHSVEQHLRDYPKSSAPIGHSSLRGNLNGHRPCSVPIHKSSGELNPKDPNFKRWNFQAHSDTLTGEASSVRTSSYPAFRNEDPYSFLALLMDEKKGNTNWTGTTLL from the exons ATGCCCTTGCCAGAGGATGGTAACACAGAGGATACAGAAGGAATAAAATGGAGTGAAAGCAAAGTGGCAACTGCTGGTGAGCATGGCAGTCCGAAAG AAGAAGCAGTCATCAGTGCCTCGTGTTCCAGAGAGTTGCACTGCAGGGAGACAAGGTCCCTGGTACAA ATGAGTAAGCAGAAGCGGAGAAGTGCTGTTCTCCTCCCCCGTGTGGTACTGACACCACTGAAAGTCAATGGTGCACATTTGCCTTCTACTTCAG GGTTATCCGTGCATCATGGGAGTCGAGAGTCCAGCCGAGTCCGTACAGCAGGAGGAAGTTTGAGTTTTCAGAAGCGAGCGGCATTCGGTAGAGATGGGGGTCATCATCTAAGGGGAATCCGTGGCCCTGGGCCAG GGCAAGTGAAAAGGAGCAGGGTAGAAGAAATTGATTTTGAGACCCCAGGGTCTATTCTTGTGAACACAAATCTTCGTGCCCTAATCAACCTGCGAACCTTCAATGCTCTTCCCACCAATCTCCAGCAGCAGTTGCTCCTCCTTCTGCCTGATGTGGATCAGCAG GTTGGCACGGAAGGGCAGTTACGGATGAGCACCAGTGCACTGAACAATGAATTCTTTGCCCATGCTTGTCAGAGGTGGCGAGAGAGACTGGCAGATG GAGAATTCACGCCTGAGATGCAGCTGCGGATACGGCAGGAGATGGGCAAagagaagaaaactgaagactgGAAAAAGAGGTTCTTTGAAGAATTTTATGGACAAAA ATTGGGGCTTGCTGATCAACACTTATCAGATGAAGGTGAAAAGAATGGGCAGTCCAACACCCAGAGAGTGCTGCGTAGCGCCCAGATAAAGGAGACTGTGGCACAGCCTAAGGACTTGTCTGTGCCAGGAATGGACAGGAGACACAGGAATCCCAGAGGAAAGGACAAACAAGAAGAGACTGTGAAAGTTCATATGAGCACAAAGATTAAAGAGTCTTCCTCACCATCTCTGAAAGGATCAAGCACAGAGCCTCTGGGTATGGAGTCCCATATTCCTCCCAATGGTTCCCATACCCCCCTCACTTTTCCTGAAAGAGTCCCAGAGCCTCATCAAGACAGTTCTGAACAAAAACGAAAATTTGAGACAGAGCCTTATAGCCCCTCTGTTGAAAAGAAACCCAGAATGGAGCAGCGTCGGTCCTTTCGTAACACAATTCAGAATGTTTACACAGAAAAGCCACAGCCCACCAAAGAAGAACCTAAAGTCCCACCAATTCAG ATCCAACTTTCTAGGATCAAGCCTCCCTGGGTTTATAAAGGTTTGCCAGCTCACCAGTTCTATCCCTGGGTCATCCCAAACCCTGATCCCCCTGGGGGCCAGCCTCCTCCCTGCTCACCTTCTGACAGTCAGACCAGTGCAATTGGTGGCGGAGGTGGCCCGGGAGGAGGCAGAAACCATAAGTCAAGAAGTGAATCCAGGAAGCGAAAGGTCAGACAATCCGCAAAGCAACCTGCAAGTTTGTGCAGAACACAATTACTGTCGCCAGCATCCATGAGGAACAGTCTAACAAAAGCCACTGGGAAACTTGGTGCCAGGAACAGGCGTTCCTCACTCATCCGAActgagttcaacacttcagcctaCTCTGTATTTGGCAAGGTCAAAGAACTCAGTGTGGCTGGAGCTTTTAAACCAGGGTCCATTTGTGAAGTCCTTGCAAATGGACTGTCTTTATTAGGGCTTTGCTTTGCCCATTGTGCATATGAGCAGGGCGCTGATAGAGACCCTGTGCAACCAAGTAATGTAAACATTGTCCAGAGGGAATCCTATTTAAGCGCTTCTCCTGATGTTGATATCACAGAGTCTTTACCCTTTAGAGAACCTAGTAATGGCAGCCATGTTAATTCTCTGTCCACGGTTCTTGGTGATGTATCAAACATTTTACAGAGCAGAAGGAAGCAACTTTCAGTAAAGGGGAAACAGAGGTACTGCACcctaaataaatgtaacattCCCTTCCCAAAAGAGTTTCATCCTGCATTACAGTCTAGGGGCAACGCGTTGCCATGTAGAATTGTACAAAACTCCTCGCAGGCTGACATAAAATTGGCAGTTTGGCCTAAGGCTGCTGCTCGAATAGCGGATTCCTCTGATTGTGCAACGGTTGGGTCCCTGTGTCCCAGACGTAAAACACTTCTAATATCCAGTTCTAGTATCCTCTCCAAAATTCCAGCTCTACATAGTGTGGAACAGCATCTCCGTGATTACCCAAAATCATCAGCGCCAATTGGACACTCATCACTTAGGGGTAATCTGAATGGCCACAGGCCATGCTCTGTACCTATTCATAAATCATCTGGAGAGTTGAACCCAAAGGATCCTAATTTTAAGAGATGGAATTTTCAGGCTCATTCAGATACCTTGACAGGAGAGGCCTCTTCTGTACGTACATCATCTTACCCCGCGTTCCGAAATGAAGACCCTTATTCATTCCTGGCTCTTCTCATGGATGAAAAG AAAGGAAACACAAACTGGACTGGCACTACCCTTCTTTGA
- the asxl1.S gene encoding uncharacterized protein LOC379668 isoform X8 has translation MPLPEDGNTEDTEGIKWSESKVATAEEAVISASCSRELHCRETRSLVQMSKQKRRSAVLLPRVVLTPLKVNGAHLPSTSGLSVHHGSRESSRVRTAGGSLSFQKRAAFGRDGGHHLRGIRGPGPGQVKRSRVEEIDFETPGSILVNTNLRALINLRTFNALPTNLQQQLLLLLPDVDQQVGTEGQLRMSTSALNNEFFAHACQRWRERLADGEFTPEMQLRIRQEMGKEKKTEDWKKRFFEEFYGQKLGLADQHLSDEGEKNGQSNTQRVLRSAQIKETVAQPKDLSVPGMDRRHRNPRGKDKQEETVKVHMSTKIKESSSPSLKGSSTEPLGMESHIPPNGSHTPLTFPERVPEPHQDSSEQKRKFETEPYSPSVEKKPRMEQRRSFRNTIQNVYTEKPQPTKEEPKVPPIQIQLSRIKPPWVYKGLPAHQFYPWVIPNPDPPGGQPPPCSPSDSQTSAIGGGGGPGGGRNHKSRSESRKRKVRQSAKQPASLCRTQLLSPASMRNSLTKATGKLGARNRRSSLIRTEFNTSAYSVFGKVKELSVAGAFKPGSICEVLANGLSLLGLCFAHCAYEQGADRDPVQPSNVNIVQRESYLSASPDVDITESLPFREPSNGSHVNSLSTVLGDVSNILQSRRKQLSVKGKQRYCTLNKCNIPFPKEFHPALQSRGNALPCRIVQNSSQADIKLAVWPKAAARIADSSDCATVGSLCPRRKTLLISSSSILSKIPALHSVEQHLRDYPKSSAPIGHSSLRGNLNGHRPCSVPIHKSSGELNPKDPNFKRWNFQAHSDTLTGEASSVRTSSYPAFRNEDPYSFLALLMDEKKGNTNWTGTTLL, from the exons ATGCCCTTGCCAGAGGATGGTAACACAGAGGATACAGAAGGAATAAAATGGAGTGAAAGCAAAGTGGCAACTGCTG AAGAAGCAGTCATCAGTGCCTCGTGTTCCAGAGAGTTGCACTGCAGGGAGACAAGGTCCCTGGTACAA ATGAGTAAGCAGAAGCGGAGAAGTGCTGTTCTCCTCCCCCGTGTGGTACTGACACCACTGAAAGTCAATGGTGCACATTTGCCTTCTACTTCAG GGTTATCCGTGCATCATGGGAGTCGAGAGTCCAGCCGAGTCCGTACAGCAGGAGGAAGTTTGAGTTTTCAGAAGCGAGCGGCATTCGGTAGAGATGGGGGTCATCATCTAAGGGGAATCCGTGGCCCTGGGCCAG GGCAAGTGAAAAGGAGCAGGGTAGAAGAAATTGATTTTGAGACCCCAGGGTCTATTCTTGTGAACACAAATCTTCGTGCCCTAATCAACCTGCGAACCTTCAATGCTCTTCCCACCAATCTCCAGCAGCAGTTGCTCCTCCTTCTGCCTGATGTGGATCAGCAG GTTGGCACGGAAGGGCAGTTACGGATGAGCACCAGTGCACTGAACAATGAATTCTTTGCCCATGCTTGTCAGAGGTGGCGAGAGAGACTGGCAGATG GAGAATTCACGCCTGAGATGCAGCTGCGGATACGGCAGGAGATGGGCAAagagaagaaaactgaagactgGAAAAAGAGGTTCTTTGAAGAATTTTATGGACAAAA ATTGGGGCTTGCTGATCAACACTTATCAGATGAAGGTGAAAAGAATGGGCAGTCCAACACCCAGAGAGTGCTGCGTAGCGCCCAGATAAAGGAGACTGTGGCACAGCCTAAGGACTTGTCTGTGCCAGGAATGGACAGGAGACACAGGAATCCCAGAGGAAAGGACAAACAAGAAGAGACTGTGAAAGTTCATATGAGCACAAAGATTAAAGAGTCTTCCTCACCATCTCTGAAAGGATCAAGCACAGAGCCTCTGGGTATGGAGTCCCATATTCCTCCCAATGGTTCCCATACCCCCCTCACTTTTCCTGAAAGAGTCCCAGAGCCTCATCAAGACAGTTCTGAACAAAAACGAAAATTTGAGACAGAGCCTTATAGCCCCTCTGTTGAAAAGAAACCCAGAATGGAGCAGCGTCGGTCCTTTCGTAACACAATTCAGAATGTTTACACAGAAAAGCCACAGCCCACCAAAGAAGAACCTAAAGTCCCACCAATTCAG ATCCAACTTTCTAGGATCAAGCCTCCCTGGGTTTATAAAGGTTTGCCAGCTCACCAGTTCTATCCCTGGGTCATCCCAAACCCTGATCCCCCTGGGGGCCAGCCTCCTCCCTGCTCACCTTCTGACAGTCAGACCAGTGCAATTGGTGGCGGAGGTGGCCCGGGAGGAGGCAGAAACCATAAGTCAAGAAGTGAATCCAGGAAGCGAAAGGTCAGACAATCCGCAAAGCAACCTGCAAGTTTGTGCAGAACACAATTACTGTCGCCAGCATCCATGAGGAACAGTCTAACAAAAGCCACTGGGAAACTTGGTGCCAGGAACAGGCGTTCCTCACTCATCCGAActgagttcaacacttcagcctaCTCTGTATTTGGCAAGGTCAAAGAACTCAGTGTGGCTGGAGCTTTTAAACCAGGGTCCATTTGTGAAGTCCTTGCAAATGGACTGTCTTTATTAGGGCTTTGCTTTGCCCATTGTGCATATGAGCAGGGCGCTGATAGAGACCCTGTGCAACCAAGTAATGTAAACATTGTCCAGAGGGAATCCTATTTAAGCGCTTCTCCTGATGTTGATATCACAGAGTCTTTACCCTTTAGAGAACCTAGTAATGGCAGCCATGTTAATTCTCTGTCCACGGTTCTTGGTGATGTATCAAACATTTTACAGAGCAGAAGGAAGCAACTTTCAGTAAAGGGGAAACAGAGGTACTGCACcctaaataaatgtaacattCCCTTCCCAAAAGAGTTTCATCCTGCATTACAGTCTAGGGGCAACGCGTTGCCATGTAGAATTGTACAAAACTCCTCGCAGGCTGACATAAAATTGGCAGTTTGGCCTAAGGCTGCTGCTCGAATAGCGGATTCCTCTGATTGTGCAACGGTTGGGTCCCTGTGTCCCAGACGTAAAACACTTCTAATATCCAGTTCTAGTATCCTCTCCAAAATTCCAGCTCTACATAGTGTGGAACAGCATCTCCGTGATTACCCAAAATCATCAGCGCCAATTGGACACTCATCACTTAGGGGTAATCTGAATGGCCACAGGCCATGCTCTGTACCTATTCATAAATCATCTGGAGAGTTGAACCCAAAGGATCCTAATTTTAAGAGATGGAATTTTCAGGCTCATTCAGATACCTTGACAGGAGAGGCCTCTTCTGTACGTACATCATCTTACCCCGCGTTCCGAAATGAAGACCCTTATTCATTCCTGGCTCTTCTCATGGATGAAAAG AAAGGAAACACAAACTGGACTGGCACTACCCTTCTTTGA
- the asxl1.S gene encoding uncharacterized protein LOC379668 isoform X2: MRDKQKRRRERTWAEAARMVLENYSDAPMTPKQILNVIQSEGLKETNTGSSPLACLNAMLHSNSRTREALFYKLPGHINLFTMKNALQLSRAMPLPEDGNTEDTEGIKWSESKVATAGEHGSPKEEAVISASCSRELHCRETRSLVQMSKQKRRSAVLLPRVVLTPLKVNGAHLPSTSGLSVHHGSRESSRVRTAGGSLSFQKRAAFGRDGGHHLRGIRGPGPGQVKRSRVEEIDFETPGSILVNTNLRALINLRTFNALPTNLQQQLLLLLPDVDQQVGTEGQLRMSTSALNNEFFAHACQRWRERLADGEFTPEMQLRIRQEMGKEKKTEDWKKRFFEEFYGQKLGLADQHLSDEGEKNGQSNTQRVLRSAQIKETVAQPKDLSVPGMDRRHRNPRGKDKQEETVKVHMSTKIKESSSPSLKGSSTEPLGMESHIPPNGSHTPLTFPERVPEPHQDSSEQKRKFETEPYSPSVEKKPRMEQRRSFRNTIQNVYTEKPQPTKEEPKVPPIQIQLSRIKPPWVYKGLPAHQFYPWVIPNPDPPGGQPPPCSPSDSQTSAIGGGGGPGGGRNHKSRSESRKRKVRQSAKQPASLCRTQLLSPASMRNSLTKATGKLGARNRRSSLIRTEFNTSAYSVFGKVKELSVAGAFKPGSICEVLANGLSLLGLCFAHCAYEQGADRDPVQPSNVNIVQRESYLSASPDVDITESLPFREPSNGSHVNSLSTVLGDVSNILQSRRKQLSVKGKQRYCTLNKCNIPFPKEFHPALQSRGNALPCRIVQNSSQADIKLAVWPKAAARIADSSDCATVGSLCPRRKTLLISSSSILSKIPALHSVEQHLRDYPKSSAPIGHSSLRGNLNGHRPCSVPIHKSSGELNPKDPNFKRWNFQAHSDTLTGEASSVRTSSYPAFRNEDPYSFLALLMDEKKGNTNWTGTTLL; the protein is encoded by the exons ATGAGAGACAAACAGAAGCGGCGTAGGGAGCGAACATGGGCGGAAGCAGCGAGGATG GTTCTGGAGAATTACTCTGATGCCCCAATGACTCCAAAGCAGATCCTAAATGTCATTCAAAGTGAGGGGCTGAAAGAGACCAA CACTGGATCCTCCCCCCTTGCCTGCCTAAATGCCATGCTGCACTCTAACTCCAGGACTCGGGAGGCTCTCTTTTACAAACTTCCAGGGCACATCAATCTTTTCACTATGAAG AATGCATTGCAGTTGTCTCGTGCCATGCCCTTGCCAGAGGATGGTAACACAGAGGATACAGAAGGAATAAAATGGAGTGAAAGCAAAGTGGCAACTGCTGGTGAGCATGGCAGTCCGAAAG AAGAAGCAGTCATCAGTGCCTCGTGTTCCAGAGAGTTGCACTGCAGGGAGACAAGGTCCCTGGTACAA ATGAGTAAGCAGAAGCGGAGAAGTGCTGTTCTCCTCCCCCGTGTGGTACTGACACCACTGAAAGTCAATGGTGCACATTTGCCTTCTACTTCAG GGTTATCCGTGCATCATGGGAGTCGAGAGTCCAGCCGAGTCCGTACAGCAGGAGGAAGTTTGAGTTTTCAGAAGCGAGCGGCATTCGGTAGAGATGGGGGTCATCATCTAAGGGGAATCCGTGGCCCTGGGCCAG GGCAAGTGAAAAGGAGCAGGGTAGAAGAAATTGATTTTGAGACCCCAGGGTCTATTCTTGTGAACACAAATCTTCGTGCCCTAATCAACCTGCGAACCTTCAATGCTCTTCCCACCAATCTCCAGCAGCAGTTGCTCCTCCTTCTGCCTGATGTGGATCAGCAG GTTGGCACGGAAGGGCAGTTACGGATGAGCACCAGTGCACTGAACAATGAATTCTTTGCCCATGCTTGTCAGAGGTGGCGAGAGAGACTGGCAGATG GAGAATTCACGCCTGAGATGCAGCTGCGGATACGGCAGGAGATGGGCAAagagaagaaaactgaagactgGAAAAAGAGGTTCTTTGAAGAATTTTATGGACAAAA ATTGGGGCTTGCTGATCAACACTTATCAGATGAAGGTGAAAAGAATGGGCAGTCCAACACCCAGAGAGTGCTGCGTAGCGCCCAGATAAAGGAGACTGTGGCACAGCCTAAGGACTTGTCTGTGCCAGGAATGGACAGGAGACACAGGAATCCCAGAGGAAAGGACAAACAAGAAGAGACTGTGAAAGTTCATATGAGCACAAAGATTAAAGAGTCTTCCTCACCATCTCTGAAAGGATCAAGCACAGAGCCTCTGGGTATGGAGTCCCATATTCCTCCCAATGGTTCCCATACCCCCCTCACTTTTCCTGAAAGAGTCCCAGAGCCTCATCAAGACAGTTCTGAACAAAAACGAAAATTTGAGACAGAGCCTTATAGCCCCTCTGTTGAAAAGAAACCCAGAATGGAGCAGCGTCGGTCCTTTCGTAACACAATTCAGAATGTTTACACAGAAAAGCCACAGCCCACCAAAGAAGAACCTAAAGTCCCACCAATTCAG ATCCAACTTTCTAGGATCAAGCCTCCCTGGGTTTATAAAGGTTTGCCAGCTCACCAGTTCTATCCCTGGGTCATCCCAAACCCTGATCCCCCTGGGGGCCAGCCTCCTCCCTGCTCACCTTCTGACAGTCAGACCAGTGCAATTGGTGGCGGAGGTGGCCCGGGAGGAGGCAGAAACCATAAGTCAAGAAGTGAATCCAGGAAGCGAAAGGTCAGACAATCCGCAAAGCAACCTGCAAGTTTGTGCAGAACACAATTACTGTCGCCAGCATCCATGAGGAACAGTCTAACAAAAGCCACTGGGAAACTTGGTGCCAGGAACAGGCGTTCCTCACTCATCCGAActgagttcaacacttcagcctaCTCTGTATTTGGCAAGGTCAAAGAACTCAGTGTGGCTGGAGCTTTTAAACCAGGGTCCATTTGTGAAGTCCTTGCAAATGGACTGTCTTTATTAGGGCTTTGCTTTGCCCATTGTGCATATGAGCAGGGCGCTGATAGAGACCCTGTGCAACCAAGTAATGTAAACATTGTCCAGAGGGAATCCTATTTAAGCGCTTCTCCTGATGTTGATATCACAGAGTCTTTACCCTTTAGAGAACCTAGTAATGGCAGCCATGTTAATTCTCTGTCCACGGTTCTTGGTGATGTATCAAACATTTTACAGAGCAGAAGGAAGCAACTTTCAGTAAAGGGGAAACAGAGGTACTGCACcctaaataaatgtaacattCCCTTCCCAAAAGAGTTTCATCCTGCATTACAGTCTAGGGGCAACGCGTTGCCATGTAGAATTGTACAAAACTCCTCGCAGGCTGACATAAAATTGGCAGTTTGGCCTAAGGCTGCTGCTCGAATAGCGGATTCCTCTGATTGTGCAACGGTTGGGTCCCTGTGTCCCAGACGTAAAACACTTCTAATATCCAGTTCTAGTATCCTCTCCAAAATTCCAGCTCTACATAGTGTGGAACAGCATCTCCGTGATTACCCAAAATCATCAGCGCCAATTGGACACTCATCACTTAGGGGTAATCTGAATGGCCACAGGCCATGCTCTGTACCTATTCATAAATCATCTGGAGAGTTGAACCCAAAGGATCCTAATTTTAAGAGATGGAATTTTCAGGCTCATTCAGATACCTTGACAGGAGAGGCCTCTTCTGTACGTACATCATCTTACCCCGCGTTCCGAAATGAAGACCCTTATTCATTCCTGGCTCTTCTCATGGATGAAAAG AAAGGAAACACAAACTGGACTGGCACTACCCTTCTTTGA
- the asxl1.S gene encoding uncharacterized protein LOC379668 isoform X3: MRDKQKRRRERTWAEAARMVLENYSDAPMTPKQILNVIQSEGLKETNTGSSPLACLNAMLHSNSRTREALFYKLPGHINLFTMKNALQLSRAMPLPEDGNTEDTEGIKWSESKVATAEEAVISASCSRELHCRETRSLVQMSKQKRRSAVLLPRVVLTPLKVNGAHLPSTSGLSVHHGSRESSRVRTAGGSLSFQKRAAFGRDGGHHLRGIRGPGPGQVKRSRVEEIDFETPGSILVNTNLRALINLRTFNALPTNLQQQLLLLLPDVDQQVGTEGQLRMSTSALNNEFFAHACQRWRERLADGEFTPEMQLRIRQEMGKEKKTEDWKKRFFEEFYGQKLGLADQHLSDEGEKNGQSNTQRVLRSAQIKETVAQPKDLSVPGMDRRHRNPRGKDKQEETVKVHMSTKIKESSSPSLKGSSTEPLGMESHIPPNGSHTPLTFPERVPEPHQDSSEQKRKFETEPYSPSVEKKPRMEQRRSFRNTIQNVYTEKPQPTKEEPKVPPIQIQLSRIKPPWVYKGLPAHQFYPWVIPNPDPPGGQPPPCSPSDSQTSAIGGGGGPGGGRNHKSRSESRKRKVRQSAKQPASLCRTQLLSPASMRNSLTKATGKLGARNRRSSLIRTEFNTSAYSVFGKVKELSVAGAFKPGSICEVLANGLSLLGLCFAHCAYEQGADRDPVQPSNVNIVQRESYLSASPDVDITESLPFREPSNGSHVNSLSTVLGDVSNILQSRRKQLSVKGKQRYCTLNKCNIPFPKEFHPALQSRGNALPCRIVQNSSQADIKLAVWPKAAARIADSSDCATVGSLCPRRKTLLISSSSILSKIPALHSVEQHLRDYPKSSAPIGHSSLRGNLNGHRPCSVPIHKSSGELNPKDPNFKRWNFQAHSDTLTGEASSVRTSSYPAFRNEDPYSFLALLMDEKKGNTNWTGTTLL; encoded by the exons ATGAGAGACAAACAGAAGCGGCGTAGGGAGCGAACATGGGCGGAAGCAGCGAGGATG GTTCTGGAGAATTACTCTGATGCCCCAATGACTCCAAAGCAGATCCTAAATGTCATTCAAAGTGAGGGGCTGAAAGAGACCAA CACTGGATCCTCCCCCCTTGCCTGCCTAAATGCCATGCTGCACTCTAACTCCAGGACTCGGGAGGCTCTCTTTTACAAACTTCCAGGGCACATCAATCTTTTCACTATGAAG AATGCATTGCAGTTGTCTCGTGCCATGCCCTTGCCAGAGGATGGTAACACAGAGGATACAGAAGGAATAAAATGGAGTGAAAGCAAAGTGGCAACTGCTG AAGAAGCAGTCATCAGTGCCTCGTGTTCCAGAGAGTTGCACTGCAGGGAGACAAGGTCCCTGGTACAA ATGAGTAAGCAGAAGCGGAGAAGTGCTGTTCTCCTCCCCCGTGTGGTACTGACACCACTGAAAGTCAATGGTGCACATTTGCCTTCTACTTCAG GGTTATCCGTGCATCATGGGAGTCGAGAGTCCAGCCGAGTCCGTACAGCAGGAGGAAGTTTGAGTTTTCAGAAGCGAGCGGCATTCGGTAGAGATGGGGGTCATCATCTAAGGGGAATCCGTGGCCCTGGGCCAG GGCAAGTGAAAAGGAGCAGGGTAGAAGAAATTGATTTTGAGACCCCAGGGTCTATTCTTGTGAACACAAATCTTCGTGCCCTAATCAACCTGCGAACCTTCAATGCTCTTCCCACCAATCTCCAGCAGCAGTTGCTCCTCCTTCTGCCTGATGTGGATCAGCAG GTTGGCACGGAAGGGCAGTTACGGATGAGCACCAGTGCACTGAACAATGAATTCTTTGCCCATGCTTGTCAGAGGTGGCGAGAGAGACTGGCAGATG GAGAATTCACGCCTGAGATGCAGCTGCGGATACGGCAGGAGATGGGCAAagagaagaaaactgaagactgGAAAAAGAGGTTCTTTGAAGAATTTTATGGACAAAA ATTGGGGCTTGCTGATCAACACTTATCAGATGAAGGTGAAAAGAATGGGCAGTCCAACACCCAGAGAGTGCTGCGTAGCGCCCAGATAAAGGAGACTGTGGCACAGCCTAAGGACTTGTCTGTGCCAGGAATGGACAGGAGACACAGGAATCCCAGAGGAAAGGACAAACAAGAAGAGACTGTGAAAGTTCATATGAGCACAAAGATTAAAGAGTCTTCCTCACCATCTCTGAAAGGATCAAGCACAGAGCCTCTGGGTATGGAGTCCCATATTCCTCCCAATGGTTCCCATACCCCCCTCACTTTTCCTGAAAGAGTCCCAGAGCCTCATCAAGACAGTTCTGAACAAAAACGAAAATTTGAGACAGAGCCTTATAGCCCCTCTGTTGAAAAGAAACCCAGAATGGAGCAGCGTCGGTCCTTTCGTAACACAATTCAGAATGTTTACACAGAAAAGCCACAGCCCACCAAAGAAGAACCTAAAGTCCCACCAATTCAG ATCCAACTTTCTAGGATCAAGCCTCCCTGGGTTTATAAAGGTTTGCCAGCTCACCAGTTCTATCCCTGGGTCATCCCAAACCCTGATCCCCCTGGGGGCCAGCCTCCTCCCTGCTCACCTTCTGACAGTCAGACCAGTGCAATTGGTGGCGGAGGTGGCCCGGGAGGAGGCAGAAACCATAAGTCAAGAAGTGAATCCAGGAAGCGAAAGGTCAGACAATCCGCAAAGCAACCTGCAAGTTTGTGCAGAACACAATTACTGTCGCCAGCATCCATGAGGAACAGTCTAACAAAAGCCACTGGGAAACTTGGTGCCAGGAACAGGCGTTCCTCACTCATCCGAActgagttcaacacttcagcctaCTCTGTATTTGGCAAGGTCAAAGAACTCAGTGTGGCTGGAGCTTTTAAACCAGGGTCCATTTGTGAAGTCCTTGCAAATGGACTGTCTTTATTAGGGCTTTGCTTTGCCCATTGTGCATATGAGCAGGGCGCTGATAGAGACCCTGTGCAACCAAGTAATGTAAACATTGTCCAGAGGGAATCCTATTTAAGCGCTTCTCCTGATGTTGATATCACAGAGTCTTTACCCTTTAGAGAACCTAGTAATGGCAGCCATGTTAATTCTCTGTCCACGGTTCTTGGTGATGTATCAAACATTTTACAGAGCAGAAGGAAGCAACTTTCAGTAAAGGGGAAACAGAGGTACTGCACcctaaataaatgtaacattCCCTTCCCAAAAGAGTTTCATCCTGCATTACAGTCTAGGGGCAACGCGTTGCCATGTAGAATTGTACAAAACTCCTCGCAGGCTGACATAAAATTGGCAGTTTGGCCTAAGGCTGCTGCTCGAATAGCGGATTCCTCTGATTGTGCAACGGTTGGGTCCCTGTGTCCCAGACGTAAAACACTTCTAATATCCAGTTCTAGTATCCTCTCCAAAATTCCAGCTCTACATAGTGTGGAACAGCATCTCCGTGATTACCCAAAATCATCAGCGCCAATTGGACACTCATCACTTAGGGGTAATCTGAATGGCCACAGGCCATGCTCTGTACCTATTCATAAATCATCTGGAGAGTTGAACCCAAAGGATCCTAATTTTAAGAGATGGAATTTTCAGGCTCATTCAGATACCTTGACAGGAGAGGCCTCTTCTGTACGTACATCATCTTACCCCGCGTTCCGAAATGAAGACCCTTATTCATTCCTGGCTCTTCTCATGGATGAAAAG AAAGGAAACACAAACTGGACTGGCACTACCCTTCTTTGA